One Drechmeria coniospora strain ARSEF 6962 chromosome 01, whole genome shotgun sequence genomic region harbors:
- a CDS encoding putative nuclease S1 precursor, whose translation MKISLSTVALGLVSVPGASAWGGLGHITTTFLASRLVANSTEAFFQELLRSHEDDYLAKFASWADSIRYTKWGRFTKTFHFIDAHDNPPHSCNVDLERDCKETGCVITALANYTKQSLDHSLPAWRRAQAAKFVIHFVGDLHQPLHNEDASRGGNGIYVRWDGREYNLHHVWDSAIAEKWIGGMRGRPYPLAQKWAKQLAMEIADGKFTAEKDAWLDGLDFDHPIETAMSWSRETNALVCTHVFPDGPDAIVGQELGGEYFKRAGPVIEKQVARAGFRMAAWLDIIADTYRSRKAADQLTGEL comes from the exons ATGAAGATCTCGCTCAGCACCGTCGCCCTGGGCCTCGTGTCCGTACCCGGAGCTTCTGCCTGGGGCG GCCTGGGCCACATCACGACGACCTTCCTGGCGAGCAGGCTCGTCGCCAACTCGACCGAGGCCTTCTTCCAGGAGCTTCTGCGCAGCCACGAGGACGACTACCTCGCCAAGTTTGCCTCGTGGGCCGATTCCATCCGATACACCAAATGGGGACGCTTCACCAAGACGTTCCACTTCATCGACGCCCACGACAACCCACCCCACTCGTGCAACGTCGACCTCGAACGCGACTGCAAGGAGACGGGCTGCGTCATCACCGCCTTGGCCAACTACACGAAGCAGTCTCTCGACCATTCGCTGCCGGCCTGGCGCCGAGCCCAAGCCGCCAAGTTCGTCATCCACTTCGTCGGTGACCTGCATCAGCCCCTTCACAACGAGGACGCCTCGCGGGGCGGAAACGGCATCTACGTCCGCTGGGACGGCAGGGAGTACAACCTCCACCACGTCTGGGACagcgccatcgccgagaaATGGATCGGCGGCATGCGAGGGAGACCCTACCCTCTCGCCCAGAAGTGGGCCAAGCAGCTGGCCATGGAGATTGCCGACGGCAAGTTCACGGCCGAGAAGGATGCctggctcgacggcctcgacttTGACCATCCCATCGAGACGGCCATGTCCTGGTCGAGGGAGACCAACGCTCTCGTCTGCACGCATG TGTTTCCCGACGGccccgacgccatcgtcggccaggagctcggcggcgagtaCTTTAAAAGGGCCGGACCCGTCATCGAGAAGCAAGTTGCCCGTGCCGGCTTTCGCATGGCAGCCTGGCTCGACATCATCGCCGATACCTATCGGAGCCGGAAGGCTGCGGACCAGTTGACGGGCGAGCTGTAG
- a CDS encoding Protein RTC2, translated as MHPLLLHRAPLPALIAGSNPSRVPPRGPARSDVPASTSCAGPPTQPKPNELARGLLLARRLRLPRPPRIVASLACSCLHSRLDAHRPRTPTTGARAQSEMSVQTGADFTAAEAPPLPMGEALSGIFGSVSLAAWICLLIPQLLANYRAKSADGLSMAFLVVWFLGDVSNLMGALLTHLAPTAIALAVYFCILDFILIGQVLYYNTLNARRLAAARSEAAAAVSETSPLLGRRRSSSIGLPGSHRRHSTHEESSLEPIRKVVAGEDETQDGRPWLHNALGLLAVWLVGFVGWFVSFKAGAWSGEGPGQPESPKAGNPPLEALGLALGYASAAFYLCARIPQIYKNFQEKSCEGLSLLFFLLSLTGNLTYGLSLIAYSQDRSHLITAFPWLLGSLGTMVEDATIFVQFRIYRKEACDTPL; from the exons ATGCACCCCTTGCTCCTCCACCGCGCTCCACTTCCAGCGCTCATAGCAGGCAGTAACCCGTCCCGCGTACCACCACGCGGGCCTGCGAG GTCGGACGTGCCAGCATCGACCTCGTGCGCTGGTCCTCCCACTCAACCAAAGCCCAACGAGCTCGCGCGCGGCCTTTTGCTCGCACGACGCCTCCGCTTGCCTCGCCCCCCTCGCATCGTCGCCTCTCTTGCCTGTTCGTGCTTGCATTCTCGACTCGACGCCCATCGCCCGCGAACCCCAACGACAGGCGCGCGTGCCCAGTCGGAAATGTCCGTCCAGACGGGGGCCGacttcaccgccgccgaggcgccgccgctgcccaTGGGCGAGGCTCTCTCGGGCATCTTTGGCAGCGTCAGCCTGGCCGCCTGGATTTGTCTCTTG ATTCCGCAGTTGCTGGCCAACTATCGGGCCAagagcgccgacggcctgaGCATGGCCTTTCTCGTCGTTTGGTTCCTCGGGGATGTGTCGAACCTGATGG GCGCCCTCCTCACCCACCTGGCCCCCACGGCCATCGCGCTGGCCGTCTACTTTTGCATCTTGGACTTTATCCTCATCGGCCAGGTCCTCTACTACAACACGCTCAACGCCCGTCGGCTGGCGGCCGCCAGgagcgaggcggccgccgccgtgtcgGAGACGTCCCCGCTCctgggacgacggcgaagttCCTCGATAGGCCTGCCGGGCTCGCACCGCCGACACTCGACGCACGAGGAATCCTCGCTCGAGCCCATCAGGAAGGtggtcgccggcgaggatgagacGCAAGACGGCCGACCGTGGCTGCACAacgccctcggcctgctcgccgtctggctcgtcggcttcgtcggctgGTTCGTGTCCTTCAAGGCGGGCGCCTGGAGCGGCGAGGGCCCGGGCCAGCCCGAGTCCCCCAAGGCCGGGAATCCGCCGCTCGAGGCTCTCGGTCTCGCCCTCGGCTACGCCAGCGCCGCCTTTTATCTCTG CGCTCGCATTCCCCAAATCTACAAGAATTTCCAGGAAAAGTCTTGCGAAG GACTCTCCCTGCTTTTCTTTTTGCTCTCCCTCACGGGCAACCTGACGTACGGGTTGAGCCTCATCGCCTACTCCCAGGACAGGAGCCATCTCATCACCGCCTTTCCCTGGCTGCTGGGGTCGCTCGGCACCATGGTGGAGGATGCGACCATCTTTGTCCAGTTCCGAATCTACCGCAAGGAAGCCTGTGATACCCCGCTGTAG
- a CDS encoding aspartate-semialdehyde dehydrogenase, which translates to MATQFPTKKCGVLGCTGSVGQRFILLLAQHPYLKLQAIGASARSEGKKYSDAVRWKQARPMGEVADMIVRRCIASEFVDCDIVFSGLDSDVAGDIELAFQKAEIPVFSNAKNHRRDPLVPLVVPTVNLGHLDLVPHQRATRKLERGFLVCNSNCAVIGLVIPFAALQAEFGPIATASVVTLQAVSGAGYPGVASMDVLDNIVPFIPGEEDKLETEARKILGSLSPDATAFVEQEALRVSATCNRVPVLDGHTACVSLRFERRPAPTASQCKEALRRYVSDAQTLGCPSAPNPAIHVFDDEDRPQPRLDRDLGNGYTVSVGRLRDDESGVFDIKFTALSHNTVIGAAGSSILNAEAAILKGYV; encoded by the exons ATGGCCACGCAGTTCCCGACCAAGAAGTGCG GCGTCCTCGGCTGCaccggctccgtcggccagcgcttcatcctcctcctcgcccagcaCCCCTACCTCAAGCTCCAAGCCATCGGTGCCTCGGCCCGCTCGGAGGGCAAGAAGTACAGTGATGCCGTCCGGTGGAAGCAGGCCCGGCCCATGGGTGAGGTCGCAGATATGATCGTGAGGCGTTGTATCGCCTCAGAGTTTGTCGACTGCGATATCGTCTTCAGCGGCCTCGATTCCGATGTCGCCGGCGATATTG AGCTCGCTTTCCAAAAGGCCGAGATCCCCGTCTTCTCCAATGCCAAGAACCACCGACGAGATCCCCTCGtacccctcgtcgtccccaCCGTCAACCTTGGCCATCTCGATCTCGTCCCTCACCAGCGTGCCACCCGGAAGCTGGAACGCGGGTTCCTCGTCTGCAACTCCAACtgcgccgtcatcggcctcgtcatccCCTTTGCCGCCCTCCAGGCCGAGTTCGGCCCGATCGCCACCGCCAGCGTCGTCACCCTCCAGGCTGTCTCCGGTGCCGGGTACCCCGGCGTCGCATCCATGGACGTCCTCGACAACATCGTCCCCTTCATccccggcgaggaggatAAGCTCGAGACCGAGGCGCGCAAGATCCTCGGCTCCCTGAGCCCCGACGCCACCGCCTTTGTCGAGCAGGAAGCCCTGCGCGTCTCCGCCACCTGCAACCGCGtccccgtcctcgacggccacacCGCCTGCGTGAGCCTCCGCTTCGAGCGCCGTCCagccccgacggcgagccagtGCAAGGAAGCCCTCCGTCGCTACGTCTCCGATGCCCAGACCCTCGGCTGCCCCTCGGCCCCCAACCCCGCCATCCacgtcttcgacgacgaggaccgtCCCCAGCCCCGGCTCGACCGCGACCTCGGCAACGGCTACACCGTGAGCGTCGGTCGCctgcgcgacgacgagagcggcgtcTTTGACATCAAATTCACCGCCCTCAGTCACAACA CCGTcatcggtgccgccggcTCCTCGATATTgaacgccgaggcggccatccTCAAGGGATATGTCTAA
- a CDS encoding C3HC4 type zinc finger containing protein: protein MRPPRITILVLFFAASIFIVCRALTSPHRRHASSYGANGRSSRSLFGLMYYNTPFSLFPPNAAISLTDDNSTSFAARPAAFGPRLASAGLSGQLWVGSGFAEDSLDGNGELGCSDLPGWDGGLTRASMRSSFRHGPHRLAASQAKSGRPKRRGRLLASEDGDAAVKGRSASTYAAGADDNTDEHLNDKAARSLARRDASSSHADIQSLQEAAEIEGKIVLLMRGGCGFLEKVLWAQRRGAVAVIVGDNQKGGPLIQMFAHGDEVDNVTVPSVFTARTTAHLLSSLTQPGSFIEDTLDDNGNPVFKVQQGPRAKHERTKRSPAPARAARFSRRAPLLSSTKKAAKKRAPRAKAAASTTQASRNRGWFSIFRWGRSARSVEDWTEDREQEAAVTHNAGSTKNPKSNHDDFVIGVQDWRDPDLVDKSRAKDQATVRNAPHPKGDAGDARKPAPEANGPKGGSITPGSGEYNPSKVPPKDGKDAGVKSGSASAGSAAKGHGLMSKLFGDEGKGKNAAAGAHPYTSDDAADGLAPPGHGDDAERHQGLWVTITPTSSASPFFDTLLVLVISPLVTLTVVYALLVARARIRRRRWRAPKSVVERLPVRTYHTVTTSPAPSPRLPASSSATPTTPLLQQQQQQQQDHRSRPRSRTTTGVLESENFFTAGAAIPTPQSSNRASGRPEVEKGAAGLSAEWRKHMGRQVECVVCLEEYVDGVSRVMSLPCGHEFHADCITPWLTTRRRTCPICKGDVVRSLAHSSRSGPRYDAYLEDSDEELDLDAPSSSLDPGPDAASRLADGSPDPEQGHLLPRTGDDRPSRPERWFGLLPHHFTANRSPRPEDRDR from the exons ATGCGGCCACCGCGCAtcaccatcctcgtcctcttcttcgccgcctccaTCTTCATCGTCTGCCGGGCCCTCACGTCGCCGCACCGGCGTCATGCCTCGTCCTATGGCGCCAACGGCCGGAGCTCGCGGTCTCTCTTCGGCCTCATGTACTACAACACACCCTTCTCGCTCTTCCCGCCCAACGCGGCCATCAGCTTGACCGACGACAACAGCACGTCCTTTGCCGCCCGTCCCGCCGCCTTCGGACCGAggttggcctcggccggcttgAGCGGCCAGCTGTGGGTTGGGAGCGGCTTCGCCGAGGAcagcctcgacggcaacggagAGCTCGGCTGCAGCGACCTGCCCGGCTGGGACGGCGGTCTcacgagggcgtcgatgaGGAGTTCCTTCCGTCACGGTCCGCaccgtctcgccgcctcgcagGCCAAGTCCGGCCGCCCGAAgcgccgcggccgcctcctggCGTCGGAAGATggtgacgccgccgtcaagggccggtcggcatcgacgtacgcggccggtgccgacgacaacACCGACGAGCACCTCAACGACAAGGCGGCTCGATCGCTCGCCCGTCGAGACGCATCCTCCTCCCACGCCGACATCCAGTCCctgcaggaggcggcggaaaTCGAAGGCAAGATCGTCCTGCTCATGCGAGGCGGCTGCGGCTTTCTCGAAAAGGTCCTCTGGGCCCAACGAcgcggtgccgtcgccgtcatcgtcggcgacaacCAAAAGGGCGGACCCCTGATCCAGATGTTTGCCCACGGCGACGAAGTCGACAACGTGACGGTGCCCTCCGTCTTCACCGCCCGCACGACGGCCCATCTGCTCTCGTCCTTGACCCAACCCGGCAGCTTCATCGAAGACACGCTCGACGACAACGGCAATCCCGTCTTCAAGGTCCAGCAGGGGCCCAGAGCCAAGCACGAGAGGACGAAGCGATCGCCCGCACCCGCCAGGGCCGCCCGTTTTTCTCGCCGCGCCCCTCTGCTCTCGAGCACGAaaaaggcggccaagaagagagcgccgagggcaaaggcggcggcctcgacgacccaGGCCTCGCGAAACCGTGGTTGGTTCTCCATCTTCCGCTGGGGCCGTTCGGCTCGCTCCGTCGAGGATTGGACCGAAGACCGGgagcaggaggcggccgtgACCCACAACGCGGGCAGCACGAAGAATCCAAAGTCGAATCACGACGACTTCGTCATCGGTGTCCAGGACTGGCGAGATCCCGATCTCGTCGACAAGTCGAGAGCCAAAGACCAGGCGACCGTCAGGAACGCACCCCACCCCAAGGgtgacgccggcgatgcgCGCAAGCCCGCCCCGGAGGCTAACGGCCCCAAGGGTGGCAGCATCACGCCCGGAAGTGGCGAGTACAACCCGTCCAAAGTTCCGCCCAAGGATGGCAAGGATGCCGGCGTCAAGTCCGGCTCGGCAAGCGCTGGCTCCGCCGCCAAGGGACACGGCCTCATGTCCAAGCTCTTCGGTGAcgagggcaagggcaagaatgcggcggccggcgctcATCCGTACACAAgcgatgacgccgccgatggccttGCACCccccggccacggcgacgacgccgagcggcaCCAGGGGCTCTGGGTGACGAttacgccgacgagcagcgccAGCCCCTTCTTTGACacgctcctcgtcctcgtcatcagCCCGTTGGTGACGTTGACAGTCGTCTACGCCCTGCTGGTCGCCCGCGCGAGGATTCGccggaggcgatggcgagcgccCAAGTCGGTGGTCGAACGCCTTCCGGTGCGGACCTACCATACCGTCACCACGTCGCCTGCCCCGTCTCCGAGGCTgcccgcctcctcgagcgcgacgccgacgacgcccctgctccagcagcagcagcagcagcagcaggaccACAGGTCACGGCCACGTTCTagaacgacgacgggcgtTCTGGAGAGCGAAAACTTTTTCACCGCCGGCGCGGCCATCCCGACTCCGCAATCCTCGAATCGCGCGAGCGGTCGGCCCGAGGTAGAAaagggcgccgccggcttgtCAGCTGAATGGAGAAAGCACATGGGCAGACAGGTGGAGTGCGTCGTCTGCCTAGAGGAatacgtcgacggcgtgagCAGGGTGATGAGCCTCCCCTGTGGCCACGAGTTCCACGCCGACTGCAT AACGCCATGGTTGACAACCCGACGACGGACCTGCCCCATCTGCAAGGGTGACGTCGTCCGCTCCCTCGCTCACAGCTCCCGAAGCGGCCCGCGCTACGATGCGTACTTGGAagacagcgacgaggagctcgacctGGACGCACCGAGCTCGAGCCTGGACCCGGGCCCGGACGCGGCCTCACGTCTGGCTGACGGGTCGCCCGACCCCGAGCAGGGCCATCTCCTGCCGCGCACCGGTGATGATCGGCCTTCTCGACCGGAACGCTGGTTTGGACTGCTACCCCACCACTTCACCGCCAACCGATCTCCGCGACCGGAAGATCGAGATCGATGA
- a CDS encoding hypothetical protein (related to zinc cluster transcription factor) translates to MASHNLPSPPAEDGKAVLSRKNTSGSTSGQKTTKSANRTAKRASSSAAAVHHHEQLNVTAGIDSRHKRVWKACERCRMKKTKCDGEFPCKRCKDDGMICTAGIRKKVDYKQLPKGYAEVLENTQFALIATVHKLYSMVRNAQSWELPEPELNDRGLPVIHNIAQKLGCIRPNNEIEVPVRMSFPETDVDLRELQRQLWSQVRTENQAAGAGMHGQQKEGCDSHSEMDHSDSEQDYTHTQPRASMLSHDYRRQAFGGGASSSLTLSPQSFTGTTSTMDMDLSPTTELDSQGLPEFQAWSSFVPQGKSQPPPPGADVMAFMRHHGSLPVDVANPAYGLKQDFLASSNPDVMMGMGDPMIYSGFDGDLRL, encoded by the exons ATGGCTTCGCATAATTTACCTTCACcaccggccgaggacggcaaggccGTCCTGTCGAGGAAGAACACGTCTgggtcgacgtcgggccAGAAGACGACCAAGTCAGCGAACCGAACGGCCAAGCGAGCCAGctcgagcgcggcggcggtgcaCCACCACGAGCAGCTCAACGTGACCGCCGGCATAGACAGCCGTCACAAGCGGGTGTGGAAAGCTTGCGAGCGGTGTCGGATGAAGAAGACCAAG TGTGACGGCGAATTCCCGTGTAAGCGGTGCAAGGACGATGGCATGATCTGCACGGCCGGGATCCGCAAGAAGGTGGATTACAAGCAGCTACCGAAAGg GTACGCCGAGGTTCTCGAGAACACGCAGTTCGCCCTCATCGCGACGGTGCACAAGCTCTACTCGATGGTTCGCAACGCGCAGTCGTGGGAGCTGCCCGAGCCGGAACTCAACGATCGGGGGTTGCCGGTGATCCACAACATCGCGCAGAAGCTCGGCTGCATCCGTCCGAACAACGAGATTGAGGTTCCGGTGCGGATGTCGTTCCCCGAGACGGACGTGGACCTGCGGGAGCTGCAGAGGCAACTCTGGAGCCAGGTTCGGACGGAGAACCaagcggccggcgccggcatgcACGGCCAGCAGAAGGAAGGGTGCGACTCTCACTCGGAGATGGACCACTCGGACAGCGAGCAGGACTACACGCACACGCAGCCGCGGGCGAGCATGCTCTCGCACGACTACCGACGGCAAgcctttggcggcggcgccagcagcagcttgaCGCTCTCGCCCCAGAGCTTCACGggcacgacgtcgacgatggacaTGGACCTGAGCCCGACGACGGAGCTCGACTCGCAGGGGCTGCCGGAATTCCAGGCGTGGTCCAGCTTTGTGCCGCAGGGCAagtcgcagccgccgccgccgggggcCGACGTGATGGCCTTTATGCGCCACCACGGATCCCTGCCGGTCGACGTGGCGAACCCGGCGTACGGCCTGAAGCAGGACTTTCTCGCGAGCTCGAACCCGGACGTGATGATGGGCATGGGCGACCCGATGATCTACTCGggcttcgacggcgacctcCGCCTGTGA
- a CDS encoding DUF718 domain protein: MWQPQSPTSDQPQSPPFSPVTENASLQRSGSTTTRTKNPGRRFGQVIRLKPACYDAYKACHANIWPEVAKQIKGCGLEDYSIWYDDKTSLLFSSFRYIGYDYAGDMQRMAENPKVREWWKMTDGFQESLVDGATSSEAGTPTWWRPMEEVFYQA; this comes from the exons ATGTGGCAGCCCCAGTCGCCAACTTCTGATCAGCCCCAGTCGCCTCCATTCTCGCCCGTTACCGAGAACGCATCACTGCAACGATcggggtcgacgacgacgcgcacCAAGAACCCGGGTCGGCGCTTCGGCCAAGTCATCCGGCTCAAGCCCGCCTGCTACGACGCCTACAAAGCTTGCCACGCCAACATCTGGCCCGAGGTGGCCAAGCAGATCAAGGGCTGCGGCCTCGAAGACT ACAGCATCTGGTACGACGACAAGACCAGCCTGCTGTTTTCCTCATTCAGGTACATCGGCTACGACTACGCCGGCGACATGCAGCGCATGGCCGAGAACCCCAAGGTCCGCGAGTGGTGGAAAATGACCGACGGCTTCCAGGAgtccctcgtcgatggcgccaCGAGCTCCGAGGCCGGTACGCCGACCTGGTGGCGGCCCATGGAGGAGGTCTTTTACCAGGCCTGA